A window from Salvia miltiorrhiza cultivar Shanhuang (shh) chromosome 2, IMPLAD_Smil_shh, whole genome shotgun sequence encodes these proteins:
- the LOC131008130 gene encoding uncharacterized protein LOC131008130, protein MTQTWLANHFKSRVYKDTKFTAKQMQEDIKINFKLHVSLFKCKRARKLIMTELNGSVINEFKMLEAYIQILKEKNPGSRCELQLSKEAAERGARVFRRLFVMLDACKRNWLIGCRPIICLDGCHLKSLSGGVLLTAVGKDANDQIMPLAWAVVSKENKVNWTWFMSLMKAELELKDGESVTIISDMQKGLINAVELILSQAEHRCSYEEEFKENLTKLGEIKKKAADELMSLLEARSKPIVRMLEDIRVLVMNRFRDRKRMSMTWKGEWSPAAMKVFMAAREDSTICQVLWNGDNGYEIGEGLEKHTVLLDRMQCTCRIWGLCGIPCQHAIAAMYHSKMNPESKIAHWYHKDTYENSYAHTIQPVPGVKFYKIEAHAPIEPPAVEKKNGRPKKVRVRASNESRQKAHKLSRIGQVQLCSQCKSTGHKKNHCPNASTEGGSVASTSKATKKGNAGLGVHVNLETGKTTINPGMPSARVVSLGDVSTQESSDPGVRFPIPDERECKRKYKDIGKNKSTNLPFKPPGLRWKGKNSVTTAALVDEGVAKRTRLSKAKSSQISGISNVYDLES, encoded by the exons ATGACACAAACTTGGCTTGCAAACCACTTCAAAAGCAGAGTATACAAGGATACTAAGTTCACTGCAAAGCAGATGCAAGAAGATATCAAGATCAATTTCAAGCTTCATGTTTCCTTGTTCAAGTGCAAGAGAGCAAGAAAATTGATCATGACAGAGCTTAATGGAAGTGTCATCAATGAATTCAAGATGTTAGAAGCATATATTCAGATTTTGAAAGAGAAGAATCCTGGATCAAGGTGTGAGTTACAACTGTCTAAAGAAGCCGCGGAAAGGGGTGCAAGAGTTTTTAGGAGATTGTTTGTCATGTTGGATGCATGCAAACGGAACTGGTTAATAGGTTGTAGACCTATTATTTGCCTAGATGGATGCCATCTGAAGAGCCTTTCCGGGGGTGTATTATTGACGGCAGTTGGGAAGGATGCAAACGACCAAATCATGCCATTAGCATGGGCTGTTGTGAGCAAGGAAAACAAGGTTAATTGGACATGGTTTATGTCATTGATGAAAGCTGAGTTGGAATTGAAGGATGGTGAAAGTGTTACCATTATTTCAGATATGCAAAAG GGTCTTATAAATGCTGTGGAGCTCATACTTTCGCAAGCGGAGCATAGATG TTCTTACGAGGAAGAGTTCAAGGAAAACTTGACTAAGCTTGGGGAGATCAAGAAGAAAGCTGCAGATGAGCTTATGAG TTTGTTAGAAGCTAGGAGCAAACCAATCGTGCGCATGTTAGAGGATATACGAGTCTTGGTGATGAATAGGTTTAGGGATAGAAAGAGGATGTCGATGACTTGGAAGGGAGAGTGGTCCCCTGCTGCCATGAAGGTGTTCATGGCAGCTAGGGAAGATTCTACCATTTGTCAGGTGTTGTGGAATGGTGATAATGGGTATGAGATTGGTGAAGGGTTGGAGAAGCATACTGTGCTACTCGACAGGATGCAATGCACTTGCAGGATATGGGGGTTATGTGGCATTCCTTGCCAACATGCAATTGCAGCAATGTACCATTCAAAGATGAATCCGGAGAGTAAGATTGCACATTGGTATCACAAAGACACATACGAAAACTCTTATGCACACACAATTCAGCCTGTTCCAGGGGTGAAGTTCTACAAGATAGAGGCCCATGCTCCTATTGAGCCTCCCGCAgttgagaaaaaaaatggaaGGCCTAAGAAAGTCAGGGTGAGGGCTAGCAATGAATCAAGGCAGAAGGCTCACAAGCTTTCTAGGATTGGGCAAGTACAGCTTTGCAGCCAATGCAAATCCACCGGGCACAAGAAGAATCATTGCCCCAATGCATCAACTGAAGGAGGTTCTGTAGCTTCTACTTCCAAGGCTACAAAAAAAGGAAATGCTGGATTGGGAGTGCATGTGAATCTGGAGACTGGTAAAACAACAATCAAT CCTGGCATGCCATCTGCAAGAGTTGTGTCACTGGGGGATGTTTCAACTCAAGAGAGCTCGGATCCAGGTGTTAGATTTCCAATTCCAGATGAAAGGGAGTGCAAGAGAAAATACAAAGACATAGGCAAGAACAAGTCTACGAATCTGCCTTTTAAGCCACCGGGGCTCAGATGGAAAGGCAAGAACAGTGTCACTACAGCTGCTTTGGTCGATGAAGGGGTTGCTAAGAGAACAAGGCTGTCAAAGGCTAAATCATCACAAATCTCTGGCATTTCTAATGTCTATGACTTAGAATCTTAG